Proteins encoded together in one Bradyrhizobium sp. CB82 window:
- the cobG gene encoding precorrin-3B synthase has protein sequence MSAIAVKGWCPGALRPMLSGDGLVVRVRPHGGRLAAQQAAGIAELAARHGNGLIDVTSRANLQIRGVTDAAHLPLLDGLAQLGLLDSDPETESRRNILVTPFWTAGDDTCLLADEFERALADSTLDLPTKFGFAIDVGQERVLSGASADIRIERHRAGGLLVRADGAKLGRAVSRQAAVTAAFALAEWFVASGGAKNGRGRMAAHIVAGAKLPDALRGDVEPAAAAVAARPGLYPQGAMMGVAFGQLPHSALTHLASCAPALRMTPWRMILVEGMHEMPSGEDLITEADDPALRVIACSGAPRCREAHADTRALASALAPHIAPDARLHVSGCAKGCAHSGPATLTLVATREGFDLVRFGSTRDMPVLRGLSSTEIVKHPSLLMGGR, from the coding sequence ATGAGCGCAATCGCGGTCAAGGGCTGGTGCCCGGGCGCGTTGCGCCCGATGTTGTCGGGCGATGGGCTCGTGGTGCGCGTGCGCCCGCATGGCGGACGGCTGGCGGCGCAGCAGGCGGCCGGCATTGCCGAGCTTGCCGCGCGTCATGGCAATGGTTTGATCGACGTCACCAGCCGGGCCAATCTCCAGATCAGGGGCGTAACCGACGCGGCGCATCTGCCTCTCCTCGACGGCCTCGCGCAGTTGGGCCTGCTCGATTCCGATCCCGAGACGGAATCGCGGCGCAATATTCTGGTGACGCCATTCTGGACCGCTGGCGATGACACCTGCTTGCTCGCCGACGAGTTCGAGCGGGCCCTTGCCGACAGCACGCTCGATCTTCCGACCAAGTTCGGCTTTGCTATCGACGTTGGACAGGAGCGCGTGCTATCCGGCGCGTCCGCGGATATCCGGATTGAACGTCATCGCGCAGGCGGCCTCTTGGTGCGGGCCGACGGCGCGAAACTCGGTCGCGCAGTTTCGCGCCAAGCAGCCGTAACGGCCGCGTTCGCGCTGGCAGAGTGGTTCGTGGCGTCAGGTGGGGCCAAGAACGGGCGAGGGCGGATGGCGGCGCATATCGTTGCCGGCGCGAAATTGCCGGATGCTTTGCGCGGCGACGTTGAGCCTGCCGCCGCGGCGGTTGCGGCCCGTCCTGGTCTTTATCCGCAAGGCGCGATGATGGGTGTGGCCTTTGGGCAGCTGCCGCATTCGGCGCTCACTCATCTTGCCTCCTGCGCGCCAGCGCTGCGGATGACGCCGTGGCGGATGATTTTGGTCGAGGGCATGCACGAGATGCCGAGTGGTGAAGACCTCATCACCGAGGCCGATGATCCGGCGCTGCGCGTGATCGCCTGCAGCGGTGCGCCGCGGTGCCGCGAGGCGCATGCCGATACGCGCGCGCTTGCGTCTGCGCTCGCGCCGCACATTGCACCCGATGCACGGCTTCACGTTTCTGGTTGCGCCAAGGGCTGTGCGCATTCGGGACCGGCAACGCTCACGCTTGTTGCGACCCGCGAAGGATTCGATCTCGTTCGCTTCGGCTCGACGCGCGATATGCCGGTGCTGCGCGGACTGAGCAGCACCGAGATCGTCAAACATCCCTCCCTGCTGATGGGAGGACGCTGA
- the cobN gene encoding cobaltochelatase subunit CobN yields MHVVFRESRGLEETATPRDIGQDPADLVVLSFSDSDLVAFAAGWRRGRAALPSLRLANLAELRHPLSVDTYIERTLSRARGILVRLIGGESYWAYGLAALQRLAKERGIALAVLPADGRDDERLDAFSTLPVSTLRRLKVLCDKGGPVAAQAAIAQLALASGLYAGPVVGEIEVPEIGFYEPVRGVVWALPDPDGRPRALVTFYRSYLTAADTAPVDALIAALRERGFDAWGVFVTSLKAPGVADWLRAHLAQYPPAAIVNATAFSAVGDDGATPFDAASCPVFQVALSTARREDWAESVRGLSPGDLAMHVVLPEVDGRVFAGVVSFKSAGERDPDLQFAHLSHRPDDERVAAVVARVAAWQRLAQKPAGEKRLAIVLSNYPGRPHQIAHAVGLDALASVEALLSDLSEAGFIVEPQSALGDVLLKQELTWSVADYRGALSRLPRALQDDLARAWGAPEVDPSCRGGEFHFAAIRSGNAIVAVQPERGEVSHRDADYHDLSRTPRHAYVAFYLWLRQQGVDAVVHVGAHGTLEWLPGKSVALSPSCWPEALAGELPLVYPFIVNDPGEAAQAKRRTGAVTIGHLPPPLTKSAVPEGLHRLEQLLDEYSTADGLDPARRQRLIAAIRDEARAAGLDADLGLAASAAPAEAIPRIDRFVCDLKESQFGDGLHVFGRGNCGESERTALIAALFGRRVAPGPAGSPYRGRQDVLPTGRNLFAVDPRAVPTPSAHAQGIKLAEELLRRHLQDHGDWPKGLVVDLWGSATMRTAGEEFAMALHLAGLAPRWDHSSGRVTGYDIISPAELGRPRIDVTLRVSGLFRDVFSGLAQLFDAASEALSMRETEGDENPYRIRLARVFGPRPGQYGVGLSSIPDVFTADTREAAGEAWLSASSWALSSDGEMRSDRAGIETRLAAADAFVHVQDLPETDLLLAADYAAHEAGVAAAAAKLGAAAPSLYHLDATRPDQPHARVLTEEISRVVRARAANPDWIAGMMRHGFRGAAEITATLEHLAAFAHLAGAVPPHLFDLYYDATVGNDDVRAFMARENPAALAAMETCFTRLHEAALWKTRRNSIAAALKEAS; encoded by the coding sequence ATGCACGTCGTCTTCCGCGAGAGCCGCGGTCTGGAGGAGACCGCGACGCCCAGGGACATCGGCCAGGACCCGGCCGATCTCGTGGTACTCTCGTTCTCGGATTCCGATCTCGTCGCGTTCGCGGCCGGATGGCGGCGGGGGCGCGCCGCGCTGCCGTCGCTGCGGCTCGCTAATCTCGCCGAGCTGCGCCACCCGCTGTCGGTCGACACCTATATCGAGCGAACGCTGTCGCGAGCGCGCGGCATTTTGGTCCGCCTGATCGGCGGCGAGTCCTATTGGGCCTATGGGCTCGCGGCCCTCCAGCGACTGGCGAAGGAGCGCGGCATCGCGCTCGCCGTGTTGCCGGCGGATGGCCGCGACGATGAACGGCTCGATGCGTTCTCGACCTTGCCGGTCTCGACGCTCAGACGGCTGAAAGTGCTCTGCGACAAGGGCGGACCGGTCGCCGCACAAGCCGCGATCGCGCAGCTTGCGCTGGCCTCGGGTCTCTATGCGGGGCCCGTGGTTGGTGAGATCGAGGTCCCCGAGATCGGTTTCTACGAGCCGGTGCGCGGTGTTGTCTGGGCGCTGCCCGACCCCGACGGAAGACCTCGCGCACTCGTTACCTTTTACCGCTCTTATCTCACGGCCGCCGATACTGCGCCGGTCGATGCGCTAATCGCAGCGCTCCGCGAGAGAGGCTTCGATGCCTGGGGCGTGTTCGTCACGTCACTGAAGGCGCCCGGCGTCGCCGATTGGCTGCGCGCGCACCTTGCGCAATATCCGCCCGCGGCCATCGTCAATGCGACCGCGTTCTCTGCAGTTGGCGACGACGGCGCGACGCCGTTCGATGCCGCATCGTGTCCGGTCTTCCAGGTCGCGCTCTCCACGGCACGCCGCGAAGACTGGGCCGAATCGGTCCGCGGCCTCTCGCCGGGCGATCTTGCGATGCATGTCGTGCTGCCGGAGGTCGACGGACGCGTGTTTGCGGGCGTGGTGAGCTTCAAATCGGCAGGCGAACGTGATCCTGATCTGCAGTTCGCGCATCTTTCACACCGGCCCGACGATGAGCGTGTCGCCGCCGTCGTTGCGCGCGTGGCGGCATGGCAGCGGCTCGCGCAAAAGCCGGCGGGCGAGAAGCGGCTGGCGATCGTGCTCTCCAACTATCCCGGTCGGCCGCACCAGATCGCCCATGCGGTCGGGCTCGATGCACTCGCCTCTGTTGAAGCGCTGCTCTCTGATCTCAGCGAAGCCGGCTTCATCGTCGAGCCGCAGAGTGCGCTCGGCGATGTCTTGCTGAAACAGGAGTTGACATGGAGTGTCGCCGACTATCGTGGGGCTCTCTCGCGGCTTCCCCGCGCATTGCAAGATGATCTGGCACGCGCCTGGGGGGCGCCGGAGGTCGACCCGAGCTGTCGTGGCGGCGAATTTCACTTCGCGGCGATTCGAAGCGGCAACGCGATCGTCGCGGTGCAGCCGGAACGCGGTGAGGTCAGTCACCGCGACGCTGACTATCACGATCTTTCGCGCACGCCGCGCCATGCCTATGTCGCGTTCTATCTCTGGCTCCGGCAGCAGGGCGTTGACGCTGTCGTGCACGTGGGCGCGCACGGAACGCTGGAATGGTTGCCCGGAAAATCCGTTGCGCTGTCGCCGTCCTGCTGGCCGGAGGCGCTGGCCGGCGAGTTGCCGCTGGTCTATCCGTTCATTGTCAACGATCCCGGCGAGGCGGCACAAGCCAAGCGGCGGACCGGCGCGGTCACGATCGGCCATCTGCCGCCGCCGCTGACCAAGTCCGCCGTGCCTGAGGGCCTGCACAGGCTCGAGCAACTGCTTGACGAATATTCGACCGCCGACGGCCTCGATCCCGCGCGCCGGCAGCGCCTGATTGCCGCCATTCGCGACGAAGCGCGCGCAGCCGGTCTCGACGCCGATCTCGGCCTTGCCGCATCGGCTGCACCCGCGGAAGCGATTCCACGCATCGACCGCTTCGTCTGCGATCTCAAGGAAAGCCAGTTCGGCGACGGCCTGCATGTGTTCGGCCGCGGCAATTGCGGCGAGTCGGAGAGGACGGCGCTCATCGCGGCGTTGTTCGGCCGCCGCGTCGCGCCTGGGCCTGCCGGCTCGCCCTATCGCGGGCGCCAGGACGTCCTGCCTACCGGGCGAAATCTGTTTGCCGTCGATCCCCGCGCCGTGCCGACGCCGTCCGCGCATGCACAAGGCATCAAGCTCGCCGAAGAATTGTTGCGCCGTCACTTGCAGGATCATGGCGACTGGCCGAAGGGGCTGGTGGTCGACCTCTGGGGCTCCGCGACCATGCGTACCGCCGGCGAGGAGTTCGCGATGGCGCTGCATCTCGCAGGTCTCGCGCCGCGCTGGGATCACAGCTCGGGACGCGTGACCGGCTACGACATCATCTCTCCGGCCGAGCTCGGCCGTCCTCGCATCGACGTCACGCTGCGCGTGTCCGGCCTGTTCCGCGATGTCTTCTCGGGTCTCGCACAATTGTTCGATGCGGCCAGCGAAGCGCTGTCGATGCGCGAGACTGAAGGCGACGAAAATCCCTATCGCATACGCCTCGCGCGCGTGTTCGGGCCGCGTCCCGGACAATATGGCGTCGGGCTCTCCTCGATACCGGATGTGTTCACGGCGGACACACGTGAGGCGGCCGGCGAGGCCTGGCTGTCGGCCTCATCCTGGGCGTTGTCGTCCGACGGCGAGATGCGCTCCGATCGCGCCGGCATCGAGACGAGGCTCGCCGCTGCCGACGCTTTCGTCCATGTGCAGGATCTGCCCGAGACGGATTTGCTGCTCGCCGCCGATTATGCCGCGCATGAAGCAGGCGTCGCAGCCGCAGCGGCGAAGCTAGGCGCGGCCGCGCCGTCGCTCTATCACCTCGATGCGACGCGGCCCGACCAACCCCATGCGCGCGTGTTGACGGAGGAGATCTCGCGCGTCGTCCGCGCCCGCGCCGCCAATCCCGACTGGATCGCCGGCATGATGCGCCACGGTTTTCGCGGCGCGGCGGAGATCACCGCGACGCTCGAGCACCTGGCTGCGTTCGCGCATCTGGCGGGCGCCGTGCCGCCGCATCTGTTCGATCTCTATTATGACGCGACCGTCGGCAACGACGATGTCCGGGCCTTCATGGCGCGGGAAAATCCAGCCGCATTGGCAGCGATGGAAACCTGCTTCACCCGACTGCACGAAGCCGCCCTCTGGAAGACGCGCCGCAATTCGATTGCAGCAGCGCTGAAGGAGGCCTCATGA
- the cobW gene encoding cobalamin biosynthesis protein CobW, whose protein sequence is MNTLAKVPVTVVTGFLGSGKTTLIQHLITNANGKKLAVLVNEFGSEGVDGEILKSCADANCPEENIVELANGCICCTVADDFIPAMEQLLARRVRPDHILIETSGLALPKPLLKAFDWPEIRSRITVDGVIALADAEAVAAGRFAPDPDAVEAQRAADENLDHETPLSEVFEDQIACADIVLLTKADLAGAAGLEAARAAIAAEIPRPVPMLPVVDGAVDLRVILGLEAAAEDDLAARPSHHDGEDEHEHNDFNSVVIDLPEVVDVEALIASVQRLAREQNVLRAKGYIAVKGKPMRLLLQSVGERVRHQFDRPWGARPRQSKLVVIGEQGDIDEAAIKAGLGMSGLGI, encoded by the coding sequence ATGAACACGCTCGCAAAAGTCCCGGTCACGGTCGTCACGGGCTTTCTGGGATCAGGCAAGACGACACTGATCCAGCATCTGATCACCAATGCCAACGGCAAGAAGCTCGCGGTGCTCGTCAACGAATTCGGCAGCGAAGGTGTCGATGGCGAGATCCTGAAATCCTGTGCGGATGCCAATTGTCCTGAGGAGAACATCGTCGAGCTCGCCAATGGCTGCATCTGCTGCACCGTGGCCGACGATTTCATTCCGGCGATGGAGCAGCTGCTCGCACGTCGGGTGAGGCCGGACCATATCCTGATCGAGACCTCGGGACTGGCCTTGCCGAAGCCGCTGCTTAAAGCGTTCGACTGGCCGGAGATCCGCTCACGGATTACGGTCGATGGCGTGATTGCGCTGGCAGATGCCGAGGCGGTCGCAGCCGGACGCTTTGCGCCGGACCCGGATGCGGTGGAAGCACAGCGCGCGGCGGATGAGAATCTCGATCACGAGACGCCGCTGTCGGAGGTGTTCGAGGACCAGATCGCCTGCGCCGATATCGTGCTCTTGACCAAGGCCGATCTTGCAGGCGCGGCGGGGCTCGAAGCAGCCAGGGCGGCGATCGCCGCGGAGATCCCGCGTCCGGTGCCGATGCTGCCTGTCGTCGACGGCGCAGTCGATCTGCGCGTGATCCTCGGCCTTGAAGCGGCGGCCGAAGACGATCTCGCTGCCCGCCCCTCGCATCATGACGGTGAGGACGAGCACGAGCACAATGATTTCAACTCCGTCGTGATCGATCTGCCTGAGGTCGTCGACGTCGAGGCGCTGATCGCCTCAGTGCAGCGGCTGGCACGAGAGCAGAACGTGCTGCGGGCCAAAGGCTATATCGCCGTCAAGGGCAAGCCGATGCGGCTGTTGCTGCAATCGGTCGGCGAGCGCGTGCGGCACCAGTTCGATCGGCCCTGGGGCGCGCGCCCCCGGCAATCCAAGCTGGTCGTGATCGGAGAGCAGGGCGACATCGACGAGGCCGCGATCAAGGCAGGGCTTGGAATGTCAGGGCTTGGGATCTGA
- a CDS encoding DUF1636 domain-containing protein, translating into MAVTLHVCITCRAGQTLGEGETTPGARLHAAILDVGVPQGVNLVPVECLSACSQGCSVALSAPGRWSYVYGRLSDANASDVIAGASAYAAAPDGIVPWRSRPEIFRKQSLARIPPIPVVPEAAE; encoded by the coding sequence ATGGCCGTCACACTTCACGTTTGCATCACCTGCCGCGCTGGCCAGACGCTCGGCGAAGGCGAAACCACGCCCGGCGCGCGGCTGCATGCCGCCATCCTCGACGTCGGTGTGCCCCAGGGCGTCAACCTGGTTCCCGTCGAATGCCTGTCGGCCTGTAGCCAGGGCTGCTCGGTTGCACTCAGTGCGCCCGGTCGATGGTCCTATGTCTACGGGCGCCTGTCCGATGCCAATGCGAGCGACGTCATCGCAGGCGCTTCGGCTTACGCGGCCGCGCCCGACGGCATCGTGCCATGGCGCAGCCGTCCCGAAATCTTCCGCAAGCAATCGCTTGCCCGCATTCCCCCGATTCCCGTCGTGCCGGAGGCCGCCGAATGA
- the cobO gene encoding cob(I)yrinic acid a,c-diamide adenosyltransferase, with protein sequence MTPEPDTPAVEETDARHAAKMAKKKVARDKIMATKSGEKGLIIVHTGAGKGKSSSAFGMIVRCVAHGLPCAVVQFIKGAWDTGERRLLTGHFGDLCQFHAMGEGFTWETQDRARDIAAAKAGWEKAKELISDERLRMVVLDEINIALRYDYLDITEVVDFLKLQKPPLTHVVLTGRNAKDELIEIADLVTEMTLVKHPFRSGIKAQAGVEF encoded by the coding sequence ATGACGCCTGAACCGGATACCCCAGCGGTGGAGGAAACCGACGCCCGGCACGCCGCGAAGATGGCGAAGAAGAAGGTCGCCCGCGACAAGATCATGGCGACCAAGAGCGGCGAAAAGGGCCTGATCATCGTCCATACCGGCGCGGGCAAGGGCAAATCCTCCTCCGCCTTCGGCATGATCGTTCGGTGTGTCGCGCATGGCCTGCCCTGCGCGGTGGTCCAGTTCATCAAGGGTGCCTGGGATACCGGCGAGCGCCGCCTGCTCACCGGGCACTTTGGCGACCTCTGCCAGTTCCACGCCATGGGTGAAGGTTTTACCTGGGAGACGCAGGACCGCGCCCGCGACATCGCTGCGGCCAAGGCGGGCTGGGAGAAGGCGAAAGAGCTGATATCGGATGAACGCCTGCGCATGGTCGTGCTCGATGAGATCAACATCGCGCTGCGCTACGACTATCTCGATATCACCGAGGTCGTTGACTTTCTGAAATTGCAGAAGCCGCCGCTGACGCATGTCGTCCTCACCGGGCGCAACGCCAAGGACGAGCTGATCGAGATCGCCGACCTCGTCACCGAGATGACGCTGGTAAAACATCCGTTCCGCTCCGGCATCAAGGCGCAAGCCGGCGTCGAGTTCTGA
- a CDS encoding cobyric acid synthase, which produces MARALMIQGTGSDVGKSLVVAGLARAARRRRLRVLPFKPQNMSNNAAVTVDGGEIGRAQALQAVAAGVEPHTDMNPVLLKPETDVGAQVIVQGKRLATARARDYAAMKPSLMGAVIESFERLKARSDLVLVEGAGSPAEVNLRRADIANMGFARKADVPVVLIGDIDRGGVIAQLVGIKTVIDPDDAAMIHGFVINKFRGDPALFDDGYRLIQDKTSWRGFGVLPWFTRAGELPAEDALGLGEARKPGRCKIAFLALSRIANFDDLDPLKLEPNVDLVMVRPGEAIPGDARLVIIPGSKSTRGDLTFLRTQGWDIDLLAHHRRGGHVLGVCGGYQMLGRSVDDPKGIEGPAGETAGLGLLDVTTVMSPKKTLTRVTARHGGTSEAIDAYEIHIGHTDGPDRARPFAMLDGAPEGAISSDGRVHGSYLHGLFTSDGFRRAFLAQLDIPATDQPYGARVESALDALADHIETHLDVEGLLALAR; this is translated from the coding sequence ATGGCGCGCGCATTGATGATTCAGGGAACGGGCTCGGACGTGGGCAAGTCGCTCGTCGTTGCGGGCCTTGCGCGCGCTGCGAGGCGCCGGCGCCTGCGCGTGCTCCCCTTCAAGCCGCAGAACATGTCGAACAATGCGGCCGTGACCGTCGATGGCGGCGAGATCGGCCGTGCGCAGGCGCTCCAGGCGGTCGCCGCCGGCGTCGAGCCGCACACCGACATGAATCCGGTTCTGCTCAAGCCCGAGACCGATGTCGGAGCGCAAGTCATCGTGCAGGGCAAACGCCTCGCGACGGCACGCGCCCGCGACTATGCGGCAATGAAACCTTCACTGATGGGCGCAGTGATCGAAAGTTTTGAACGGTTGAAGGCGCGTTCCGACCTCGTCCTGGTCGAAGGCGCCGGCAGCCCTGCCGAAGTCAATTTGCGCCGGGCCGACATCGCCAATATGGGCTTTGCCCGCAAGGCCGACGTTCCCGTCGTGCTGATCGGCGACATCGACCGCGGCGGCGTTATCGCGCAACTGGTCGGCATCAAGACCGTGATCGATCCTGACGATGCCGCGATGATCCATGGTTTTGTCATCAACAAGTTCCGCGGCGATCCCGCGCTGTTCGATGACGGCTACCGGCTGATCCAGGACAAGACATCCTGGCGCGGTTTTGGCGTGCTACCCTGGTTTACCCGCGCCGGCGAATTGCCGGCCGAGGATGCACTGGGACTGGGCGAGGCGCGAAAGCCCGGCCGATGCAAGATCGCGTTTCTGGCGCTGTCGCGGATCGCCAATTTCGACGATCTCGACCCGCTCAAGCTCGAGCCAAATGTTGACCTCGTGATGGTCCGCCCGGGCGAGGCGATCCCCGGCGACGCACGGCTCGTCATCATCCCCGGCTCGAAATCGACGCGCGGCGACCTCACCTTCTTGCGCACGCAAGGGTGGGACATCGATCTCCTCGCACACCACCGTCGCGGCGGTCATGTGCTGGGCGTCTGCGGCGGCTATCAGATGCTCGGTCGCAGTGTGGATGATCCCAAGGGCATCGAGGGGCCGGCCGGAGAGACAGCCGGCCTCGGCCTTCTGGATGTGACGACGGTGATGTCGCCCAAGAAAACGCTCACGCGCGTGACGGCGCGCCATGGCGGGACCAGCGAAGCAATCGACGCTTACGAAATTCACATCGGCCACACCGATGGACCGGATCGCGCGCGTCCCTTCGCGATGCTCGACGGCGCGCCGGAAGGCGCGATCTCCAGCGATGGCCGTGTGCATGGCAGCTATCTGCACGGCCTGTTCACGTCGGACGGTTTTCGCAGGGCCTTCCTCGCGCAGCTCGACATTCCCGCGACGGACCAGCCATACGGCGCCAGGGTCGAGAGTGCGCTCGACGCGCTCGCCGATCACATCGAGACCCATCTTGATGTCGAAGGCCTGCTCGCGCTGGCGCGCTGA
- the cobD gene encoding threonine-phosphate decarboxylase CobD, with product MREHGGNLDTAMQRFGGRIEDWIDLSTGINRQPYPVGVIEQSAWTALPSRSEIEELHEAARQTYATQAPLLAMAGAQAAIQCLPSLSRKGRARILAPTYNEYAGVLSSAGWDVAEVTNLDALAGADLAIVVNPNNPDGRRHERADLLALLPCVGRLIIDESFADALTQLSLAPEAAGRGGLLVLRSFGKFYGLAGLRLGFVLGAEGDIATLSAMAGPWPVSGAAIAVGRRALLDREWASATTARLGHDCVRLDAQATAQGWRLIGGTPLFRLYDVGDALAAQDKLARGRIWSRVFSGQPGWLRLGLPGDEAEWSRLASALAR from the coding sequence ATGCGCGAGCATGGTGGCAATCTCGACACTGCGATGCAGCGGTTCGGCGGGCGCATCGAGGACTGGATCGATCTGTCGACCGGCATCAACCGGCAGCCTTATCCGGTGGGCGTGATCGAACAGAGTGCATGGACCGCGCTGCCGTCGCGATCCGAAATCGAAGAGCTGCACGAGGCCGCGCGGCAGACCTATGCAACCCAAGCGCCGCTGCTCGCCATGGCCGGCGCGCAGGCGGCCATCCAGTGTCTGCCGAGTTTGTCGCGTAAGGGCCGGGCGCGCATTCTCGCGCCGACCTACAACGAATACGCCGGGGTGCTTTCTTCCGCTGGCTGGGATGTTGCCGAGGTCACCAATCTCGACGCGCTCGCAGGCGCCGATCTTGCCATCGTCGTCAATCCCAACAATCCCGACGGCCGGCGCCATGAGCGGGCTGACCTCCTAGCACTGCTGCCATGCGTCGGCCGCCTTATCATCGACGAGAGCTTTGCAGATGCGCTGACGCAGCTGTCGCTCGCGCCAGAGGCGGCGGGGCGAGGCGGTCTCCTCGTCCTGCGCTCGTTCGGCAAGTTCTATGGGTTGGCCGGTTTGCGTCTTGGCTTCGTGCTCGGCGCGGAAGGGGACATTGCTACGCTCTCGGCGATGGCAGGGCCGTGGCCGGTTTCGGGTGCTGCTATCGCCGTCGGTCGGCGTGCGCTGCTCGATCGCGAATGGGCCAGCGCAACGACGGCGCGGCTCGGCCACGACTGCGTACGGCTCGACGCCCAGGCGACGGCACAAGGATGGCGGCTGATCGGTGGCACGCCGCTGTTCCGGCTCTACGATGTCGGTGATGCACTTGCTGCACAGGACAAGCTCGCGCGCGGCCGGATCTGGTCGCGCGTCTTCAGCGGGCAGCCGGGGTGGTTGCGTCTGGGTCTGCCGGGCGATGAGGCGGAATGGTCGCGCCTTGCATCGGCGCTCGCCCGCTGA
- the cbiB gene encoding adenosylcobinamide-phosphate synthase CbiB has translation MGFAGAMAVAMTVDAVWGWPGALFTRIGHPVTWIGRLIALLDRNWNRPADAPAARRIAGVAAALLVIALCAGVGWLVQGWLVPGWSRTVLLGIFAWPLVALRSLHDHVAAVAQPLQSGDIDAARLAVAEIVGRDPASLDEAGISRAALESLAENASDGIVAPLFWGALLGLPGIFGYKAINTLDSMIGHRSERHLWFGWAAARIDDVANLIPARLTGLLFAVVTAHPSAALSCMSRDANRHRSPNAGWPEAAMAGALGVRLSGPRSYHGALTEEPWLNAGGRDPLAADIGRGLRLYIRAMLLLGGLLAALALI, from the coding sequence GTGGGCTTTGCCGGCGCGATGGCGGTAGCGATGACGGTGGACGCGGTCTGGGGATGGCCCGGCGCGCTGTTCACGCGCATCGGTCATCCCGTGACCTGGATTGGCAGGCTGATTGCTCTGCTTGATCGCAACTGGAACAGACCGGCGGATGCGCCGGCCGCGCGGCGTATCGCTGGCGTTGCCGCCGCGTTGCTGGTGATCGCGCTGTGCGCTGGCGTCGGCTGGTTGGTGCAGGGCTGGCTCGTTCCCGGTTGGAGCCGCACCGTCCTGCTCGGGATTTTTGCCTGGCCGCTGGTCGCGCTGCGCTCGCTGCATGATCACGTCGCCGCCGTCGCGCAGCCGTTGCAGTCGGGCGACATCGACGCGGCGCGGCTGGCGGTGGCAGAGATCGTCGGCCGCGATCCCGCGTCGCTCGACGAGGCCGGGATTTCGCGCGCGGCGCTCGAGAGCCTGGCGGAGAACGCATCCGACGGCATCGTGGCGCCCCTGTTTTGGGGCGCGCTGCTCGGCCTGCCCGGAATTTTCGGCTACAAGGCGATCAACACGCTGGATTCCATGATCGGCCATCGCTCTGAGCGTCACCTCTGGTTCGGCTGGGCGGCCGCGCGCATCGACGACGTCGCCAATTTGATTCCGGCGCGGCTGACGGGCCTGTTGTTCGCGGTGGTGACAGCGCACCCTTCAGCGGCCTTGTCCTGCATGTCGCGCGATGCAAATCGCCATCGCTCGCCCAATGCCGGCTGGCCGGAAGCGGCAATGGCCGGTGCGCTCGGCGTGCGCCTGAGCGGCCCGCGCAGCTATCATGGCGCCCTGACCGAGGAGCCCTGGCTGAACGCGGGCGGGCGCGATCCGCTCGCCGCCGATATCGGCCGGGGATTGCGGCTCTATATTCGCGCGATGCTGCTGCTCGGTGGCTTGCTCGCGGCACTGGCGTTGATCTAA
- the cobU gene encoding bifunctional adenosylcobinamide kinase/adenosylcobinamide-phosphate guanylyltransferase: MAVVLITGGARSGKSRRAEARARSFPGPPVYIATAEALDAEMAERIAHHRARRGDDWIERETPLDLVAALDATDGGGARLVDCLTLWLSNLLHAGRDWSKEAALLAAALRRQQSPVILVTNEVGLGIVPDNALARSFRDAAGLLNQVIAEVADEVEFVVAGLPMKVK, from the coding sequence ATGGCGGTTGTCCTGATCACGGGAGGGGCGAGGTCCGGGAAAAGCCGGCGCGCGGAGGCGCGCGCCCGCAGCTTTCCCGGACCTCCCGTCTACATCGCGACCGCAGAGGCGCTTGATGCGGAGATGGCGGAGCGGATCGCGCACCACCGCGCCCGCCGCGGCGACGATTGGATCGAGCGCGAGACGCCGCTCGATCTCGTGGCGGCACTCGATGCGACCGACGGCGGCGGCGCGCGGCTGGTCGACTGCCTGACGCTGTGGCTCTCGAACCTGCTCCATGCCGGACGCGACTGGTCGAAGGAAGCGGCCCTGCTCGCTGCTGCACTTCGCAGGCAACAGAGCCCGGTGATCCTCGTGACCAACGAGGTCGGCCTCGGCATCGTGCCCGACAATGCGCTGGCGCGCAGTTTTCGCGATGCCGCCGGCCTGCTGAACCAAGTCATCGCCGAAGTCGCCGACGAGGTCGAGTTCGTGGTCGCGGGCCTGCCGATGAAAGTCAAGTGA